A region from the Triticum aestivum cultivar Chinese Spring chromosome 3D, IWGSC CS RefSeq v2.1, whole genome shotgun sequence genome encodes:
- the LOC123075609 gene encoding uncharacterized protein gives MDHTEALPDDVLAAILSRPTRRDLAACRRVRRVWLAIVDGQRLLPRNHHLPDSVEGIFTNYCSYDRPHFLGRPSTRHPGVDYGNLHFLPGYAEDNNKILDHCNGLLLYGDGYNLSNCGGMRVFCVVNPATRRWERLLGTPDEESSTAYLTFDPTVSPHYTVFLIQPKDLGLFNVRDCESAEVLPEQLIEENFTISWSSRSTSMDMEAPPHSTEWPPPELVLDVFSSSTGQWQRRSFAREGGAMTRAVNLRGRVWFMYMFLVSTCRWRYGVYCHGALHVLLYGGAFVTRFSLPSGKYKVIRTPIDANEGKVRRHYLGRLEEDVYFAKIHDQIRIWTLSESSGQVDWVFKNSIDLANISSLSPKGICKPWILDNNHVLDKYGNNKSLAGQCFDWSWDDDNILNTNERGHLRGNFLIGFHPCKETAFFLVGYYDVVAYHLNTSKVQYIGYLRPNSDCPTLGIDESFLYTPCMIGDIPLSAYSNKNEEEADDEYEYEYEDDDED, from the exons ATGGACCACACGGAGGCTCTGCCGGACGACGTGCTCGCAGCCATCCTCAGCCGCCCCACGCGGCGGGACCTGGCGGCTTGCCGCCGCGTGCGTAGGGTGTGGCTCGCCATCGTGGAcgggcagcggctgctgccgcgcAACCACCACCTGCCGGACTCGGTCGAGGGGATCTTCACCAACTACTGCAGCTACGACCGCCCGCACTTCCTCGGCCGCCCCTCCACGCGGCACCCCGGCGTTGACTACGGCAATCTGCACTTCCTGCCCGGCTACGCGGAGGACAACAACAAGATCCTGGACCACTGCAACGGCCTCCTCCTCTATGGCGACGGCTACAACCTCTCCAACTGTGGCGGCATGAGGGTGTTTTGCGTGGTTAACCCCGCCACACGACGGTGGGAGCGCCTCCTGGGGACGCCTGACGAAGAAAGCTCCACCGCGTACCTGACGTTTGATCCTACAGTGTCGCCGCACTACACAGTGTTCTTGATACAACCTAAGGATCTAGGACTGTTCAACGTGAGGGACTGCGAGTCGGCAGAAGTATTGCCAGAACAGCTCATCGAGGAAAACTTCACGATAAGTTGGTCTTCACGGAGCACGAGCATGGACATGGAGGCGCCACCACACTCGACCGAATGGCCGCCGCCTGAGTTGGTGCTAGATGTTTTCTCATCGAGCACGGGACAATGGCAGAGGAGGTCCTTTGCTAGGGAAGGTGGTGCTATGACGAGAGCTGTAAATTTGCGGGGTAGAGTGTGGTTCATGTACATGTTTCTGGTGTCAACATGCAGATGGCGCTACGGCGTGTACTGTCATGGAGCATTACATGTGCTACTTTACGGCGGTGCATTTGTCACCAG GTTCTCATTGCCTAGTGGCAAATATAAAGTAATAAGAACTCCAATAGATGCCAATGAAGGCAAAGTTAGGAGGCATTATCTCGGAAGATTGGAGGAGGATGTGTACTTTGCAAAGATCCATGATCAAATCCGGATTTGGACCCTGAGTGAATCAAGCGGTCAGGTAGACTGGGTGTTCAAGAATAGCATTGACCTTGcaaatatatcttcactcagcccgaAAGGAATTTGCAAGCCTTGGATCTTAGATAACAATCATGTTCTCGACAAATATGGAAATAACAAAAGCCTAGCGGGGCAATGTTTTGATTGGAGCTGGGACGATGATAATATTCTTAACACAAATGAGCGTGGACATCTTCGTGGAAACTTTCTAATTGGATTTCATCCCTGTAAAGAGACAGCCTTCTTCTTGGTGGGGTATTATGATGTAGTGGCTTACCATTTGAACACCTCAAAAGTTCAGTACATAGGTTATCTCCGTCCAAACTCTGACTGCCCAACATTGGGAATAGACGAGTCATTTCTATACACACCTTGCATGATCGGAGATATTCCACTAAGTGCCTACTCCAATAAAAATGAAGAGGAAGCAGATGATGAATATGAATACgaatatgaagatgatgatgaagattaa